One Lycium barbarum isolate Lr01 chromosome 5, ASM1917538v2, whole genome shotgun sequence genomic window carries:
- the LOC132640043 gene encoding F-box protein PP2-B10-like: MAVENRHTFTVGDIYQLPEGCISNVLSLTSPRDTCRLTVVATIFRSASESDAVWDRFLPPDYPRPDSVSSFGSKKELYFYLCDHPLLIDGGTKSFSLEKRSGKKCYMLAARSLAIVWADTPRYWRWTSLPESRFSEVAELLDVCWFDISGKINTSMLSPDTNYAAYFVYTTKSSTYGFDHQSAEGAVGISGHERNTQTVFLDPEAARRHMYQIVPRREGFFNQIANILGREANPPPSENEAQARYPQQRSDGWIEVELGEFFVKRGQDVELEMTLTEVKGGEWKSGLVVEGIEIRPKEG, from the exons ATGGCGGTGGAAAACCGACATACCTTCACCGTTGGCGATATTTACCAGTTACCGGAAGGTTGTATATCGAACGTATTATCATTAACAAGTCCGAGGGACACGTGTCGGTTAACTGTTGTAGCCACGATATTCCGTTCTGCTAGTGAAAGCGACGCCGTTTGGGACCGGTTTTTACCACCGGATTATCCTAGACCGGATTCGGTTAGCTCTTTCGGTTCAAAGAAAGAGCTTTATTTTTATCTATGTGATCATCCTCTCTTAATTGATGGCGGTACTAAG AGCTTTTCATTGGAGAAGCGCAGTGGAAAGAAATGCTACATGTTAGCTGCAAGGTCACTTGCAATTGTTTGGGCTGACACACCTAGGTATTGGAGATGGACTTCCCTTCCTGAGTCCAG GTTCTCGGAGGTTGCTGAGCTTCTTGACGTCTGCTGGTTTGACATTTCCGGAAAGATAAACACCTCTATGCTATCCCCGGACACCAACTACGCAGCCTACTTTGTGTACACAACGAAATCCAGTACCTACGGATTTGATCACCAAAGCGCAGAGGGTGCAGTAGGGATTTCGGGGCATGAAAGGAACACACAGACGGTATTCTTGGACCCGGAGGCAGCGCGTAGGCACATGTACCAAATCGTTCCGCGGCGGGAGGGATTCTTCAACCAGATAGCTAATATCCTTGGACGGGAAGCTAATCCTCCGCCTTCAGAAAACGAAGCACAAGCACGATACCCACAACAGAGAAGTGACGGATGGATAGAAGTCGAGTTGGGAGAATTCTTCGTGAAGAGAGGACAAGACGTTGAACTCGAGATGACCTTGACAGAGGTGAAGGGAGGTGAATGGAAAAGTGGCTTAGTTGTTGAAGGGATAGAAATCAGGCCTAAGGAAGGCTAA
- the LOC132640045 gene encoding protein RESISTANCE TO PHYTOPHTHORA 1, chloroplastic produces the protein MNLSTMSASVLNCQILKFIQPHKKGFLKSPLISGKSCKFCVFASSNELDKQIVENPKEEIQEKTNGENSTGPSAVLDNKELKKAVLKTASTFAPRASTATKNPAKPGTVLYTVFEVQAYASLLLGGALSFNLIFPSNEPDIWRLMGMWSIWMFTIPSLRARDCSKNEKEALNYLFLLVPLINVIIPFFLKSFAVVWSADTVAFLGMYAWKLGWLQKEQ, from the exons atGAATTTATCTACAATGTCAGCATCAGTTTTAAACTGTCAAATTTTGAAATTTATCCAACCCCACAAAAAGGGGTTCTTGAAATCTCCATTGATTAGTGGAAAAAGTTGCAAATTTTGTGTTTTTGCAAGTTCAAATGAGTTGGATAAACAAATAGTTGAAAACCCAAAAGAGGAAATACAAGAAAAGACTAATGGGGAAAATTCTACTGGTCCTAGTGCTGTTCTTGATAATAAGGAACttaaaaag GCTGTTCTAAAGACTGCTTCAACGTTTGCACCGAGGGCTTCCACTGCTACGAAAAACCCTGCTAAACCGGGAACTGTTTTATACACTGTTTTTGAAGTGCAAGCCTACGCTTCATTGTTATTAGGTGGAGCTCTCTCCTTCAATCTCATATTCCCCTCAAACGAACCGGACATCTGGAGACTAATGGGAATGTGGTCCATATGGATGTTTA CTATTCCTTCCCTTCGGGCTCGAGACTGCTCGAAGAATGAGAAAGAAGCTCTCAATTATCTTTTTCTCCTTGTTCCTTTGATTAATGTTATAATCCCGTTCTTCTTGAAGTCATTTGCTGTCGTTTGGTCAGCGGATACTGTAGCATTTCTTGGGATGTATGCATGGAAG CTCGGATGGCTACAGAAAGAGCAATAA
- the LOC132640044 gene encoding probable serine/threonine-protein kinase PBL25 isoform X2, protein MSCLPCFKKKAESPPEEVPIARPKEGISTTPPNPGDTVNPAENGDSNAKTYTFRELASATKNFKQECLIGEGGFGRVFKGTLQGGEIVAVKQLDRSGTQGNHEFLVEVKKLTLLKHPNLVNLIGYCADGDQRILVFEYMPRGCLEDHLLDIKEDKKPLDWLSRMKIALGAANGLEYLHEKANPPIIYRDLKGTNILLDKDFNPRLSDYGLAKLAGGGSKSNMSPMMMGTGYCAPEFERAGELSSKSDVYSFGVVLLELITGRRAVDSTRPTDEQNLVAWAQPYFKDPKRFPELADPRLGKKFPVKSLNQAVGVTAMCLQDEPMVRPLIGDVVAALSFLTMPSPDDPMPSSPPAPTPTPTSNIEKSSPNNEDQEGSENGDQGDSEDYSDDEDEYSESDEQNDEKARDKERSQKASGKRQSQKVRSSREDDKGSSEFGYGSASGSSEYEDDNGDDERGEVTTKSRKFGSRSRHKSKVNSRTKSSSN, encoded by the exons ATGAGTTGCCTCCCTTGCTTTAAGAAAAAAGCCGAATCGCCTCCTGAGGAGGTACCGATTGCTCGTCCTAAAGAAGGAATCTCAACCACCCCACCAAATCCCG GCGACACAGTTAACCCTGCTGAAAATGGGGATAGCAATGCCAAGACTTACACATTCCGTGAGCTCGCCAGTGCAACAAAGAATTTCAAGCAAGAATGCCTGATAGGTGAAGGTGGATTTGGAAGAGTGTTCAAGGGAACACTTCAAGGTGGAGAG ATTGTGGCAGTGAAGCAACTAGACAGGAGCGGTACACAAGGAAACCATGAGTTTCTTGTTGAGGTCAAAAAGTTGACTCTCCTGAAGCACCCAAATTTAGTCAATCTCATTGGATATTGTGCTGATGGTGATCAGAGGATTTTGGTCTTTGAATACATGCCAAGGGGTTGCCTAGAGGATCATCTCCTTG ATATCAAAGAGGATAAAAAGCCACTAGATTGGCTATCCAGAATGAAGATAGCTTTAGGTGCTGCTAACGGACTTGAGTATCTACACGAAAAGGCCAACCCGCCAATAATTTATCGCGATTTGAAAGGCACAAACATTCTATTGGATAAGGATTTTAATCCTAGACTTTCAGATTACGGTCTTGCTAAGCTAGCAGGTGGAGGGAGTAAGTCAAACATGTCGCCAATGATGATGGGAACCGGTTATTGCGCCCCAGAGTTTGAAAGAGCCGGTGAACTCTCTTCGAAGTCAGATGTATATTCTTTTGGAGTTGTTTTGCTTGAACTTATAACGGGGCGTCGAGCGGTGGATAGTACGAGGCCAACAGATGAGCAAAACTTAGTTGCTTGG GCACAACCCTATTTCAAGGATCCAAAGAGGTTCCCTGAATTAGCAGATCCGCGTCTCGGGAAGAAGTTTCCTGTCAAAAGTTTAAATCAAGCAGTTGGGGTTACAGCAATGTGCCTTCAAGACGAACCAATGGTTCGTCCTTTGATTGGTGATGTTGTAGCTGCTCTTAGTTTTCTTACAATGCCCAGCCCAGATGACCCTATGCCTAGTTCACCTCCAGCTCCGACTCCGACCCCGACATCAAATATTGAAAAGTCGAGTCCGAATAACGAAGATCAAGAAGGTTCAGAAAATGGGGACCAAGGTGATTCAGAAGATTATTCCGATGATGAGGATGAATACAGTGAGAGTGACGAACAAAATGACGAAAAAGCCCGTGACAAAGAACGCTCTCAAAAAGCTAGCGGCAAACGACAGTCTCAAAAAGTTCGTAGCAGTCGAGAGGATGATAAAGGAAGCTCCGAGTTTGGATATGGAAGTGCATCGGGATCTTCAGAATATGAGGACGACAATGGAGATGATGAACGTGGAGAAGTCACAACAAAATCTAGAAAATTTGGTTCGCGTTCGAGGCATAAAAGCAAGGTAAATTCCCGCACTAAAAGTTCAAGTAACTGA
- the LOC132640044 gene encoding probable serine/threonine-protein kinase PBL25 isoform X1: MSCLPCFKKKAESPPEEVPIARPKEGISTTPPNPAEPFHKGDTVNPAENGDSNAKTYTFRELASATKNFKQECLIGEGGFGRVFKGTLQGGEIVAVKQLDRSGTQGNHEFLVEVKKLTLLKHPNLVNLIGYCADGDQRILVFEYMPRGCLEDHLLDIKEDKKPLDWLSRMKIALGAANGLEYLHEKANPPIIYRDLKGTNILLDKDFNPRLSDYGLAKLAGGGSKSNMSPMMMGTGYCAPEFERAGELSSKSDVYSFGVVLLELITGRRAVDSTRPTDEQNLVAWAQPYFKDPKRFPELADPRLGKKFPVKSLNQAVGVTAMCLQDEPMVRPLIGDVVAALSFLTMPSPDDPMPSSPPAPTPTPTSNIEKSSPNNEDQEGSENGDQGDSEDYSDDEDEYSESDEQNDEKARDKERSQKASGKRQSQKVRSSREDDKGSSEFGYGSASGSSEYEDDNGDDERGEVTTKSRKFGSRSRHKSKVNSRTKSSSN, encoded by the exons ATGAGTTGCCTCCCTTGCTTTAAGAAAAAAGCCGAATCGCCTCCTGAGGAGGTACCGATTGCTCGTCCTAAAGAAGGAATCTCAACCACCCCACCAAATCCCG CTGAACCATTTCACAAAGGCGACACAGTTAACCCTGCTGAAAATGGGGATAGCAATGCCAAGACTTACACATTCCGTGAGCTCGCCAGTGCAACAAAGAATTTCAAGCAAGAATGCCTGATAGGTGAAGGTGGATTTGGAAGAGTGTTCAAGGGAACACTTCAAGGTGGAGAG ATTGTGGCAGTGAAGCAACTAGACAGGAGCGGTACACAAGGAAACCATGAGTTTCTTGTTGAGGTCAAAAAGTTGACTCTCCTGAAGCACCCAAATTTAGTCAATCTCATTGGATATTGTGCTGATGGTGATCAGAGGATTTTGGTCTTTGAATACATGCCAAGGGGTTGCCTAGAGGATCATCTCCTTG ATATCAAAGAGGATAAAAAGCCACTAGATTGGCTATCCAGAATGAAGATAGCTTTAGGTGCTGCTAACGGACTTGAGTATCTACACGAAAAGGCCAACCCGCCAATAATTTATCGCGATTTGAAAGGCACAAACATTCTATTGGATAAGGATTTTAATCCTAGACTTTCAGATTACGGTCTTGCTAAGCTAGCAGGTGGAGGGAGTAAGTCAAACATGTCGCCAATGATGATGGGAACCGGTTATTGCGCCCCAGAGTTTGAAAGAGCCGGTGAACTCTCTTCGAAGTCAGATGTATATTCTTTTGGAGTTGTTTTGCTTGAACTTATAACGGGGCGTCGAGCGGTGGATAGTACGAGGCCAACAGATGAGCAAAACTTAGTTGCTTGG GCACAACCCTATTTCAAGGATCCAAAGAGGTTCCCTGAATTAGCAGATCCGCGTCTCGGGAAGAAGTTTCCTGTCAAAAGTTTAAATCAAGCAGTTGGGGTTACAGCAATGTGCCTTCAAGACGAACCAATGGTTCGTCCTTTGATTGGTGATGTTGTAGCTGCTCTTAGTTTTCTTACAATGCCCAGCCCAGATGACCCTATGCCTAGTTCACCTCCAGCTCCGACTCCGACCCCGACATCAAATATTGAAAAGTCGAGTCCGAATAACGAAGATCAAGAAGGTTCAGAAAATGGGGACCAAGGTGATTCAGAAGATTATTCCGATGATGAGGATGAATACAGTGAGAGTGACGAACAAAATGACGAAAAAGCCCGTGACAAAGAACGCTCTCAAAAAGCTAGCGGCAAACGACAGTCTCAAAAAGTTCGTAGCAGTCGAGAGGATGATAAAGGAAGCTCCGAGTTTGGATATGGAAGTGCATCGGGATCTTCAGAATATGAGGACGACAATGGAGATGATGAACGTGGAGAAGTCACAACAAAATCTAGAAAATTTGGTTCGCGTTCGAGGCATAAAAGCAAGGTAAATTCCCGCACTAAAAGTTCAAGTAACTGA